Part of the Paenibacillus aurantius genome, CGATGCCGCACAAGCGCAACCCGATCGGCTGCGAAAGCATCTCCGGCCTGTCCCGCGTCGTCCGCGGCCACATGATCTCGGCCTACGAGAACGTCACCCTGTGGCATGAGCGCGACATCTCGCACTCCTCCGTCGAGCGGATCATCCTGCCGGACGCGACGCAGCTCGTCAACTACATGCTGAACCGTCTCGGCCGGATCATCCAGAACCTGACGGTGTTCCCGGAGAACATGAAGCGCAACATGCAGAGCACGTACGGTGTTCCTTTCTCCGGCCGCGTCCTGACGAAGCTGATCGACAAGGGCTTCTCCCGCGAGCAGGCGTACGATACGGTTCAGCCGAAGGCCATGCAGGCCTGGGAAACGCAGCGCTCGTTCCGCGACATCGTAGAGGCCGATCCAGTCATCAGCGAGACGCTGACGAAGGAAGAAATCGCCGACTGCTTCGATCCAAGCTGGCATCTGAAGCATGTGGATACCATTTTCCGCCGATTGGGGTTGTCCGAATGAGTGAGACCACCGCGCTGTATACCGCCGTCGACTATGTCCAAGCACCGCTCTTGTATAAAGGAAAGGTCCGGGAGCTGTATGACCTGGGCGAGCATTACCTGATCGTGGTAACGGACCGGATCTCGGCGTTCGATTACGTCCTGAAGCCGGCCGTGCCGGACAAAGGGAACGTCCTTAACCTGCTGAGCCGGTTCTGGTTCGACAAGACGGCTGACCTTCAGCCGAATCACGTCGTCCACTGCGATGTGGAGAAGCTCGGCGATCTCGTAACCGAGCCGGCTCTCCTGAAGGACCGCATCATGGTCACCCGCAAGGCCGAGCGCATCGACATCGAGTGCGTCGTGCGCGGCTACATCACGGGGGGCGGCTGGCGCCAGTATCAGGCGAATGGCGAGATTAACGGGCACAAGCTGCCCGAAGGGCTCCGCAAGAACGCGAAGCTCGAGGAACCGATCTTCACCCCCGCCGCGAAGAACGATGTCGGCCATGACGAGGACATCTCCATCGAACGGATGGAGGAGCTGGTCGGCAAGGAGCTGACCGCCGAGCTGCAGGAGAAGAGCCTGCGCCTCTACGAGTTCGCCCGGGATTACTGCGAGAAACACGGCATCATCCTCGCCGACACGAAGTTCGAGTTCGGGCTGATCGACGGTCAGGTCATTCTGATCGACGAGATTTTCACCCCGGATTCGTCCCGTTACTGGGCGGCGGAGAAGTACGCGCTCGATATCGAGATCGACGGCATGGACAAGGAGCCGGTCCGCACGTACCTGAGCCAATCGGGATGGGACAAAAACAGCGAGCCGGATCCGCTGCCGGCGGACGTGGTGGAAGCGACGTCGAACCGGTACCGGGACATCCTGAACCGGATTGTAAGCACGGCGTAACATAATCTGCTCTTTTATCCGGCCCATATCATCTGCTAGAGTCATAAGCCCAAAAGGGCCGGCATTTTTCCTACCCATGACCATGCATCGTTCCCGCGAGGGACTCATTAAAGGAGGACAACTGTTCATGTTAAAAGCTACCGTCTACGTAACCATTAAAGAAAGCGTATTGGACCCGCAGGGGAATGCGGTTCAGGGAGCCCTTCACTCCATGGGCTTCCAAGAGGTCGGGAAGGTGCGCATCGGCAAGTACCTGGAGGTCAACCTCGACACCGACGACCGCGCGGAGGCGGAAGAGCGCCTGAAAGCGATGTGCGAGAAGCTTCTCGCTAATACCGTCGTGGAAGATTACCGCTTCGAGATCGCTTAACTTAATCGAATCACTTTCAGGGAGGGTGCAGCATGAACTTTGGAGTTCTCGTTTTTCCGGGATCGAACTGTGACATAGATTGCTATAAAGCCGTGGAAGAAACGGTCGGCCAGAAGGTCGAATACGTTTGGCACACGGAGACGGACCTTTCGCGTTTTGACTGCATTTTGGTGCCGGGAGGCTTCTCGTACGGGGATTACCTGCGCTGCGGCGCAATCGCCCGTTTTGCCCCGGTCATGGGTGCGCTCGTAAAATTCGCGGAGCAAGGCAAGTTTGTGCTCGGCATCTGCAACGGCTTCCAGATTCTGACCGAATCGGGCCTGCTGCCGGGAGCCCTGCTCCGCAACCGCACGCTGAAGTTCCGCTGCCATTCGGCGATGCTTCGCGTGGAGAATGCGGGCACTCCTTTTACGAACCAGTACCGCGAAGGGGAAGAGATCGACATCCCGATCGCGCACGGAGAAGGCAACTACTATTGCGACGCCGAGACGCTCGAGAAGCTGAAGGCGAACAACCAGATCGTTTTCCGTTATGCAGGCAGTAACCCGAACGGTTCGGTGGACGATATCGCCGGTATCTGCAACGAACGGGGCAACGTGCTCGGCATGATGCCGCACCCGGAACGCGCCGTGAACCAGCTGCTCGGCTCCGAGGACGGCAAGCGCATGTTTACATCGATTCTGAACAAATGGAGGGAACAGCATGGCGCAGCAGCTATCCGC contains:
- the purS gene encoding phosphoribosylformylglycinamidine synthase subunit PurS, which translates into the protein MLKATVYVTIKESVLDPQGNAVQGALHSMGFQEVGKVRIGKYLEVNLDTDDRAEAEERLKAMCEKLLANTVVEDYRFEIA
- the purQ gene encoding phosphoribosylformylglycinamidine synthase subunit PurQ; protein product: MNFGVLVFPGSNCDIDCYKAVEETVGQKVEYVWHTETDLSRFDCILVPGGFSYGDYLRCGAIARFAPVMGALVKFAEQGKFVLGICNGFQILTESGLLPGALLRNRTLKFRCHSAMLRVENAGTPFTNQYREGEEIDIPIAHGEGNYYCDAETLEKLKANNQIVFRYAGSNPNGSVDDIAGICNERGNVLGMMPHPERAVNQLLGSEDGKRMFTSILNKWREQHGAAAIR
- a CDS encoding phosphoribosylaminoimidazolesuccinocarboxamide synthase; amino-acid sequence: MSETTALYTAVDYVQAPLLYKGKVRELYDLGEHYLIVVTDRISAFDYVLKPAVPDKGNVLNLLSRFWFDKTADLQPNHVVHCDVEKLGDLVTEPALLKDRIMVTRKAERIDIECVVRGYITGGGWRQYQANGEINGHKLPEGLRKNAKLEEPIFTPAAKNDVGHDEDISIERMEELVGKELTAELQEKSLRLYEFARDYCEKHGIILADTKFEFGLIDGQVILIDEIFTPDSSRYWAAEKYALDIEIDGMDKEPVRTYLSQSGWDKNSEPDPLPADVVEATSNRYRDILNRIVSTA